A window of Fragaria vesca subsp. vesca linkage group LG7, FraVesHawaii_1.0, whole genome shotgun sequence contains these coding sequences:
- the LOC101297289 gene encoding vignain-like, translating into MEFNNQSKVLCLALVLMLGAWSSEATSRSLQDALAYGRYEQWMARYGRVYNDATEKEERFKIFKANEAFIESSNNEGNKPYKLGLNQFADLTNEEFIASRNRFLGHECSTKSTTFKYENSTVPATIDWRQKGAVTPVKDQGQCGCCWAFSAVAAMEGITQLTTGKLISLSEQELVDCDVNGEDQGCEGGLMDNAFEFINQNHGLSTEANYPYTGVDGTCNAKKEANHAASITGHEDVPPNDESALQKAVANQPISVAIDASGSGFQFYSSGVFTGPCGTSLDHGVTAVGYGVSDDGTKFWLVKNSWGAQWGEEGYIRMQRDIPAPEGLCGIAMEPSYPTA; encoded by the exons ATGGAGTTCAACAACCAGAGTAAAGTTTTGTGTTTGGCCTTGGTCCTCATGTTGGGGGCTTGGTCTTCAGAAGCCACTTCTCGCAGTCTCCAAGATGCATTAGCTTATGGGAGGTATGAGCAATGGATGGCTCGTTATGGACGTGTATATAATGATGCCACTGAGAAGGAGGAGCGCTTCAAGATATTCAAGGCAAATGAGGCTTTTATAGAATCATCCAATAATGAAGGAAACAAACCTTACAAATTGGGTTTGAATCAATTTGCAGATCTTACAAACGAGGAGTTCATTGCCTCGAGAAATCGATTTTTGGGGCATGAATGTTCCACAAAGAGTACTACTTTCAAGTATGAAAATTCTACTGTCCCGGCTACAATCGACTGGAGACAGAAAGGAGCTGTAACTCCTGTCAAGGACCAAGGCCAATGTG GATGTTGTTGGGCATTCTCAGCAGTTGCAGCCATGGAAGGAATTACTCAACTCACAACTGGTAAACTAATCTCATTGTCTGAGCAAGAGCTGGTTGATTGTGATGTCAATGGTGAAGACCAAGGTTGTGAGGGTGGCTTGATGGACAATGCATTTGAGTTCATCAATCAAAACCATGGGCTTAGTACTGAGGCTAACTATCCCTACACTGGTGTTGATGGCACATGCAATGCTAAGAAGGAAGCAAACCATGCAGCCTCGATTACTGGCCATGAAGATGTGCCTCCAAACGATGAAAGCGCCCTTCAAAAGGCTGTTGCTAATCAGCCTATTTCTGTTGCCATTGATGCTAGTGGATCTGGCTTCCAATTCTACTCGAGTGGTGTTTTCACAGGACCATGTGGAACTAGCCTAGACCATGGTGTTACTGCTGTTGGTTATGGTGTCAGTGATGATGGGACTAAGTTTTGGCTGGTGAAGAACTCATGGGGTGCACAATGGGGTGAAGAAGGTTACATAAGAATGCAAAGAGATATCCCTGCACCGGAAGGTCTTTGTGGCATTGCCATGGAACCCTCATACCCTACTGCATAA
- the LOC101297580 gene encoding flap endonuclease GEN-like 1-like produces MFNPSIIYPHCETPKKPIRGGGKFWDLLKPYARHEGFDFLRDKRVAVDLSFWIVQHETAIKARARSPHLRLTFFRTINLFAKFGAFPVFVVDGNPSHLKSQARIARFFRVSGIDSSSLPVAGDGISAERNSTFTKHVQECVELLELLGVPVLKAKGEAEALCGQLNLEGDVDACITSDSDALLFGAKCVIKSFQSNSKEPFECYYMSDIEAGLGLKRKHMIAISLLVGNDHDLNGVQGIGLDTALRFVQTFSEDEILNRLRDIGNGHAALLQGGIQYVDDIVPSLAESSSKTKFSHCSFCGHPGSKKAHSKSSCEYCITNIGEGCMKKPEGFRCSCSSCNMDRKDKEQKKQENWRLKVLNKIAQEPNFPNEEIIEIYLCNNHGYFSANEGPCISWESPKTEALVDFLAFHQLWEPSYIRQRMLPMLSTIYLREMAENPLYSLLYGQYEFHSIDRLKIRNGHQFYVVKWKRAVPTVNSVTLANPEEESDILQDDVIEVDESISVWDESDDPKIRNSDGCYFMLTDENMDLVQAAFPEEVDRFLQEKELKELKRRKASVMPETPPKPKGVQLNITEFYRSTKTKKLETEAGEDPTQISVSQNAETSNRKRKASNSNIPKSVRRRLLFD; encoded by the exons ATGTTTAACCCATCAATCATATACCCACATTGTGAAACACCTAAAAAACCGATTCGGGGTGGTGGTAAATTCTGGGACTTGCTTAAACCCTACGCTCGCCACGAGGGTTTTGATTTCTTGAGGGACAAGCGCGTGGCCGTCGACCTCTCCTTCTGGATTGTGCAGCATGAAACCGCAATCAAGGCGCGTGCACGAAGCCCCCATCTCAGGCTCACCTTCTTCCGCACCATCAATCTCTTCGCCAAG TTTGGAGCGTTTCCGGTCTTTGTGGTTGATGGGAATCCATCACATCTAAAGTCACAGGCGAGGATTGCAAGATTCTTTCGGGTTTCTGGTATTGATTCTTCGAGTTTGCCTGTGGCAGGAGATGGAATTTCAGCTGAGAGGAACAGCACATTTACAAAGCACGTTCAAGAATGTGTG GAACTACTTGAGCTACTTGGGGTACCTGTTTTAAAGGCAAAAGGAGAGGCTGAAGCACTGTGTGGCCAGTTAAATCTCGAAGGGGATGTAGATGCTTGCATCACATCTGATAGTGATGCCTTACTCTTTGGGGCTAAATGTGTGATAAAAAGCTTCCAATCCAATTCAAAG GAACCATTTGAATGTTACTATATGTCAGATATTGAAGCTGGTCTAGGTTTGAAAAGGAAACATATGATTGCCATCTCTCTTTTGGTTGGAAATGACCACGATTTGAATGGAGTGCAAGGTATTGGACTAGATACAGCTCTTCGCTTTGTCCAGACTTTTAGTGAAGATGAGATACTGAATAG ATTGCGCGATATAGGCAACGGCCATGCTGCACTGTTGCAAGGTGGTATACAATACGTGGATGATATTGTACCCAGTTTAGCTGAGAGCTCGTCAAAGACAAAATTTTCTCATTGTTCATTCTGTGGTCATCCTGGCAGCAAGAAAGCTCATTCCAAGTCTTCCTGTGAATATTGTATCACCAACATAGGTGAGGGTTGCATGAAAAAGCCAGAGGGCTTCAGATGCAGTTGCTCTTCCTGCAATATG GATCGTAAAGACAAGGAACAAAAGAAGCAAGAGAATTGGCGACTGAAAGTTCTCAACAAAATTGCACAGGAGCCAAATTTTCCCAATGAAGAGATAATTGAAATTTATTTGTGCAACAACCATGGTTACTTCAGTG CAAATGAGGGCCCTTGCATATCCTGGGAAAGTCCAAAAACTGAAGCACTGGTTGATTTCTTAGCTTTTCATCAGCTGTGGGAACCATCTTATATTCGCCAGAGGATGCTTCCTATGTTGTCTACCATTTATTTGAGGGAAATGGCTGAAAATCCTTTATACAGTTTGTTGTATGGGCAGTATGAGTTTCATTCCATTGACCGTTTGAAAATAAGAAATGGTCATCAATTTTATGTGGTCAAGTGGAAAAGGGCTGTACCTACAGTGAATTCTGTCACTTTGGCAAATCCTGAAGAGGAGTCGGATATCCTACAAGATGATGTTATTGAAGTTGATGAATCCATTAGTGTATGGGATGAGTCTGATGACCCTAAGATTCGTAACAGTGATGGGTGCTACTTTATGCTAACAGATGAAAATATGGACCTTGTCCAGGCTGCTTTTCCAGAGGAAGTTGACAGATTTTTGCAAGAGAAG GAATTGAAAGAACTGAAAAGAAGAAAAGCCAGTGTTATGCCAGAAACACCGCCAAAACCAAAAGGTGTGCAGCTAAATATCACAGAATTCTACCGCTCTACCAAAACAAAGAAGCTGGAAACAGAAGCCGGAGAGGATCCAACCCAGATCAGTGTTAGTCAGAATGCTGAAACTAGTAACAGAAAGAGAAAAGCATCCAATTCAAATATCCCCAAGTCTGTAAGACGCCGTCTTTTGTTTGACTGA
- the LOC101297873 gene encoding uncharacterized protein LOC101297873, which yields MNAVKNIQFTAVKTPSLLPRSLSRRLSKRSSWSRKQSLQTQVQISVKVKDILRWTSFRDERLPQSLPWDFASSPHHCTTATTVTDTTTTTTTCSNSSNGSSWCDSDFTAEFLQSPCDGENEMGKKYSPCVGRVSMEATAGPARCSELDPKVEVLSCDEDEQHSPVSVLNFQFGEDEEETFSTTFDQSLANVERTKVMLMQRLKQFEGLANLDNSWLSPEEGLYYEEEAGEHEIEERAMEMLNHVKETSLTPLYEDSMEDKLLLDFFREEMGAQRNDQTEDGFDWEIISKAKAWISGENVAPFEWGLEHKKEGIVRNMHKGGKWINKFEDEQEELAMEIQTAVLEYLVDELSVDLL from the exons ATGAACGCAGTAAAAAACATCCAATTCACCGCAGTCAAAACTCCCTCCCTTTTACCGCGGAGCCTCTCACGGCGGCTTTCAAAAAGAAGCTCATGGTCAAGGAAGCAGTCTCTCCAAACTCAAGTCCAAATCAGTGTCAAAGTCAAAGATATCCTACGGTGGACATCTTTCCGCGACGAGAGGTTACCGCAATCTCTGCCGTGGGATTTCGCTTCTTCACCCCACCATTGCACCACAGCCACCACCGTAACAGACACCACAACAACTACTACTACTTGTAGTAACAGCAGCAATGGGTCAAGTTGGTGTGACAGTGATTTTACCGCGGAGTTTTTACAGTCTCCATGTGATGGTGAAAATGAGATGGGTAAAAAATATTCACCATGTGTCGGCAGAGTTTCCATGGAAGCTACGGCAGGGCCAGCGAGATGCAGTGAATTGGACCCCAAG GTTGAGGTACTAAGTTGTGATGAAGATGAGCAACACAGCCCGGTTTCTGTGCTCAATTTTCAATTTGGGGAAGACGAGGAAGAGACGTTTTCGACTACTTTCGACCAAAGCCTTGCCAATGTGGAGA GAACGAAAGTAATGCTTATGCAGAGACTCAAGCAATTTGAGGGTCTTGCCAACCTAGACAACTCATGGTTGTCACCGGAAGAAGGTCTCTACTATGAAGAAGAAGCAGGAGAGCACGAAATTGAAGAGAGAGCAATGGAGATGTTGAATCATGTCAAAGAAACCAGCTTGACACCACTCTACGAGGACAGTATGGAAGATAAACTCTTGTTGGATTTCTTCAGAGAAGAAATGGGTGCACAAAGAAATGATCAAACTGAAGATGGGTTTGATTGGGAGATCATCAGCAAAGCAAAAGCTTGGATTAGTGGGGAAAATGTTGCACCCTTTGAGTGGGGACTAGAGCACAAGAAAGAAGGCATTGTTAGAAACATGCATAAAGGAGGGAAGTGGATTAACAAGTTTGAGGATGAGCAAGAGGAGTTGGCTATGGAAATACAGACTGCCGTGCTTGAGTACTTGGTGGATGAACTTTCGGTTGATCTCTTATAA